The Xanthomonas indica genome has a segment encoding these proteins:
- a CDS encoding tannase/feruloyl esterase family alpha/beta hydrolase, whose protein sequence is MRSTLLALALPLAALAATSTTAHAQAAPRAPATPAPLQQSCDALASRLAYPGTRFTAVRSVAAGTLQVAGQPIGAHCQITGLMHERVGTDGQSYAIGFEMRLPAAWNGRFFYQANGGLDGNVVPALGDIGGGGQRDNPLRMGFAVISSDAGHSNAQNPLFGRDPQARLDYGYQAVQALTPMAKRVVQIAYGKAPDYSYFGGCSNGGRHGMVAAARDAQDYDGILVGDPGFHLPKAAIADLAAAQQLAALAGGSDTRSGLTAAERSLVAERIVATCDALDGVRDGMVQDVLACQRRFDLNRDVATCGSAGRTGQCLTPAQKRALGAIHAGVRNSAGTPLYAPFPYDPGIASGDWAGWRQDASLTLVPGSVAFGFVTPPEDPAVLQDLKRYALQFDMDRDAPKIFATAGAFRESAWSYMTPPNETQLTTLKKRGGKLLIYHGTGDGIFSFADTAAWYDRLRTADADAASYARLFAVPAMAHCAGGPATDQFDALSPLVAWVEQGQAPAAIIANARGSGSAAPNAEVPASWSSQRSRPLCPYPQVARYVGGDVEAASSFVCR, encoded by the coding sequence ATGCGCTCCACGCTGCTCGCATTGGCCCTGCCACTGGCCGCTCTTGCCGCCACGTCCACCACCGCCCACGCGCAGGCGGCCCCGCGCGCACCGGCCACCCCGGCGCCGCTGCAACAATCCTGCGACGCGCTGGCGAGCCGGCTCGCCTATCCCGGCACCCGCTTCACCGCGGTGCGCAGCGTGGCCGCCGGCACTTTGCAAGTGGCCGGCCAGCCGATCGGCGCGCACTGCCAGATCACCGGCCTGATGCACGAACGGGTCGGCACGGACGGCCAGTCCTACGCGATCGGCTTCGAGATGCGCCTGCCGGCGGCGTGGAACGGGCGCTTCTTCTACCAGGCCAACGGCGGCCTGGATGGCAACGTGGTCCCCGCGCTCGGCGACATCGGCGGCGGCGGCCAGCGCGACAACCCGCTGCGCATGGGCTTTGCGGTCATCAGTTCCGATGCCGGGCACAGCAACGCGCAGAACCCGCTGTTCGGCCGCGATCCGCAGGCGCGCCTGGACTACGGCTACCAGGCGGTGCAGGCCCTGACCCCGATGGCCAAGCGCGTGGTGCAGATCGCCTACGGCAAGGCGCCGGACTACAGCTACTTCGGCGGCTGCTCCAACGGCGGCCGCCACGGCATGGTCGCCGCCGCGCGCGACGCGCAGGACTACGACGGCATCCTGGTCGGCGATCCCGGGTTCCACCTGCCCAAGGCGGCGATCGCCGACCTCGCCGCGGCCCAGCAACTGGCGGCGCTGGCCGGCGGCAGCGACACGCGCAGCGGCCTGACCGCGGCCGAGCGCAGCCTGGTGGCCGAGCGCATCGTCGCCACCTGCGATGCGCTGGACGGGGTGCGCGACGGCATGGTGCAGGACGTGCTCGCCTGCCAGCGCCGCTTCGACCTGAATCGCGACGTCGCCACCTGCGGCAGCGCCGGGCGCACCGGGCAATGCCTGACCCCGGCGCAGAAGCGCGCGCTCGGCGCCATCCACGCCGGCGTGCGCAACAGCGCCGGCACGCCGCTGTACGCGCCCTTCCCCTACGACCCGGGCATCGCCAGCGGCGACTGGGCCGGCTGGCGGCAGGACGCCTCGCTGACCCTGGTGCCCGGATCGGTGGCCTTCGGCTTCGTCACCCCGCCGGAGGATCCGGCGGTACTGCAGGACCTGAAGCGCTATGCGCTGCAGTTCGACATGGACCGCGACGCGCCGAAGATCTTCGCCACGGCCGGCGCCTTCCGCGAATCGGCCTGGTCGTACATGACCCCGCCGAACGAGACCCAGCTGACCACGCTGAAGAAGCGCGGCGGCAAGCTGCTGATCTACCACGGCACCGGCGACGGCATCTTCTCCTTCGCCGACACCGCGGCCTGGTACGACCGCCTGCGCACGGCCGATGCCGACGCCGCCAGCTACGCACGCCTGTTCGCGGTGCCGGCGATGGCCCATTGCGCCGGCGGACCGGCCACCGACCAGTTCGATGCGCTGAGCCCGCTGGTGGCCTGGGTCGAACAGGGCCAGGCGCCGGCCGCGATCATCGCCAACGCACGCGGCAGCGGCAGTGCCGCGCCCAATGCCGAGGTGCCGGCCAGCTGGAGCAGCCAGCGCAGCCGGCCGCTGTGCCCGTATCCGCAGGTGGCGCGCTACGTCGGCGGCGACGTGGAGGCGGCGTCCAGCTTCGTCTGCCGCTGA
- a CDS encoding tryptophan 7-halogenase has protein sequence MNAAQADVAILGGGLAGLTLALQLRQRDPQLRIRVLERRAHPVREAAFKVGESSVEIGAHYFAEVLGLREHLDAEQIRKFGFRFFFSDGRADIDQCTELGVSQLLPTPSWQIDRGRFENFLGQRAREMGVEFLDGSTVRGVDLAEDDGEHCVRYSRDGVDAHLQARWVIDASGRAGLLKRKLGLAQDNAHQANAVWWRVDGLVDPNGWSQDSAWLQRCTPPDRWRSTNHMCGPGYWFWLIPLSSGAHSLGIVCDAALHPLETMNTHAKAMDWLRTHQPQVASTLERSEHTVQDFLFLRDFSYGCKQVFSAQRWALTGEAGVFLDPFYSPGSDFIAISNTYICELIGRERAGRDIAPYAELYQQLYFSFYENTLTLYQDQYPLFGDAQVMPVKVIWDYTYYWSLLAPLYCTDRIADLAVLGRLRPALQQARALNLGMQALLRDWGAANRAQAAAVADGRLLDQYLIGWFHELNRALSDRLDEAAFVARLHGNVARMAELAGEILARARQQHPTLADHGLLDACRDAATPLPVLSPAWYADAA, from the coding sequence ATGAATGCAGCGCAGGCGGATGTGGCGATTCTGGGCGGCGGGCTGGCCGGACTGACCCTGGCGCTGCAGTTGCGCCAGCGCGACCCGCAACTGCGCATCCGCGTGCTGGAACGGCGCGCGCACCCGGTGCGCGAGGCCGCCTTCAAGGTCGGCGAATCCTCGGTGGAGATCGGCGCGCACTACTTCGCCGAAGTGCTGGGCCTGCGCGAGCACCTGGATGCCGAACAGATCCGCAAGTTCGGCTTCCGCTTCTTCTTCTCCGACGGGCGCGCGGACATCGACCAGTGCACCGAGCTGGGCGTGAGCCAGTTGCTGCCAACCCCGTCGTGGCAGATCGACCGCGGCCGCTTCGAGAACTTCCTCGGGCAGCGCGCGCGCGAGATGGGCGTGGAATTCCTCGACGGCAGCACGGTACGCGGCGTCGACCTGGCCGAGGACGACGGCGAGCACTGCGTGCGCTACAGCCGCGACGGCGTCGACGCCCACCTGCAGGCGCGCTGGGTGATCGACGCCAGCGGCCGCGCCGGCCTGCTCAAGCGCAAGCTCGGCCTGGCCCAGGACAACGCACACCAGGCCAACGCGGTGTGGTGGCGAGTGGACGGGCTGGTCGATCCCAACGGCTGGTCGCAGGACAGCGCCTGGCTGCAGCGCTGCACGCCGCCGGACCGCTGGCGCTCGACCAACCACATGTGCGGCCCCGGCTACTGGTTCTGGCTGATCCCGCTGTCCTCCGGCGCGCATTCGCTGGGCATCGTCTGCGATGCCGCCCTGCATCCGCTGGAGACCATGAACACCCACGCCAAGGCGATGGACTGGCTGCGCACGCACCAGCCGCAGGTGGCCAGCACGCTGGAGCGCAGCGAACACACGGTGCAGGACTTCCTGTTCCTGCGCGACTTCTCCTACGGCTGCAAGCAGGTGTTCTCGGCGCAGCGCTGGGCGCTGACCGGCGAGGCCGGGGTGTTCCTGGACCCGTTCTATTCCCCGGGCAGCGACTTCATCGCCATCAGCAACACCTACATCTGCGAACTGATCGGGCGCGAGCGCGCCGGGCGCGACATCGCGCCGTATGCCGAGCTGTACCAGCAGCTGTACTTCTCGTTCTACGAGAACACCCTGACCCTCTACCAGGACCAGTACCCGCTGTTCGGCGACGCCCAGGTGATGCCGGTCAAGGTGATCTGGGACTACACCTACTACTGGTCGCTGCTGGCGCCGCTGTACTGCACCGACCGCATCGCCGACCTGGCGGTACTGGGCCGGCTGCGCCCAGCGCTGCAGCAGGCCCGCGCGCTCAACCTGGGCATGCAGGCGCTGCTGCGCGACTGGGGCGCGGCCAACCGCGCGCAGGCCGCGGCGGTGGCCGACGGGCGCCTGCTGGACCAGTACCTGATCGGCTGGTTCCACGAACTCAATCGCGCGCTGAGCGACCGGCTGGACGAGGCCGCGTTCGTCGCCCGCCTGCACGGCAACGTCGCGCGCATGGCGGAACTGGCCGGAGAGATCCTGGCGCGTGCCCGCCAGCAGCATCCCACGCTGGCCGACCACGGCCTGCTGGACGCCTGCCGCGATGCGGCGACGCCGCTGCCGGTGCTGTCGCCCGCCTGGTACGCGGACGCCGCCTGA